The proteins below are encoded in one region of Aeromonas jandaei:
- the rbsD gene encoding D-ribose pyranase yields MKRGVLLNAPLSALVAQMGHTDEITVCDAGLPIPAGPERIDLALMAGTPSLETVLSALLTDLVVEKVIMATEIKQISPAAHQALVDQLEAHAAAQGNPIAIEYCLHEEFKTRSRQSKAIVRSGEVTPYANLILCAGVAF; encoded by the coding sequence ATGAAACGAGGCGTACTGCTCAATGCTCCCCTGAGTGCTCTGGTGGCACAGATGGGTCACACCGACGAGATCACTGTCTGCGATGCAGGCTTGCCCATTCCGGCAGGGCCGGAGCGGATCGATCTGGCGTTGATGGCGGGCACCCCCAGCCTCGAAACCGTGCTGAGCGCCCTGCTCACCGATCTGGTGGTGGAGAAGGTGATCATGGCGACCGAGATCAAGCAGATCAGCCCCGCCGCCCATCAGGCGCTGGTCGATCAGCTTGAGGCCCACGCAGCCGCCCAGGGCAACCCCATCGCCATCGAATACTGCCTGCACGAGGAGTTCAAAACCCGCTCCCGCCAGAGCAAGGCGATCGTGCGCAGCGGCGAGGTGACCCCCTACGCCAACCTGATCCTCTGCGCCGGTGTGGCGTTCTGA
- a CDS encoding glutathione S-transferase family protein, whose protein sequence is MSDLTLYFAPGTCAMAVQIALLEANAPFQPRLVNLAAGEQRDPAYLAINPKGRVPALVTEQGTLTETPALLLYVAQRFPDARLAPLDNPFLLARMQEVNSFLASTVHVSHAHGRRGSRWADDEQAIAAMQQKVASNMRDGFAQIEQHYLAGPWVLGDQFSVADIYLFVVAGWLKSDGVEISEFPKVADHYRRMLTRPAVNKALSN, encoded by the coding sequence ATGTCCGATCTGACCCTCTATTTCGCTCCCGGCACTTGTGCCATGGCCGTGCAGATTGCCCTGCTGGAAGCGAATGCCCCGTTCCAACCCCGTCTCGTCAACCTCGCCGCAGGGGAGCAGCGTGACCCTGCGTATCTTGCCATCAACCCCAAAGGGCGGGTGCCTGCCCTTGTCACCGAGCAGGGCACCCTGACCGAGACCCCGGCACTGCTGCTCTATGTGGCGCAGCGCTTCCCCGATGCCAGGCTGGCGCCGCTGGACAATCCGTTCCTGCTGGCCCGCATGCAGGAGGTCAACAGTTTCCTCGCCTCCACCGTGCATGTCTCCCACGCCCACGGTCGCCGTGGCAGCCGCTGGGCCGATGACGAGCAGGCCATTGCCGCCATGCAGCAGAAAGTCGCCAGCAATATGCGCGATGGCTTTGCCCAGATTGAGCAGCACTATCTGGCAGGCCCCTGGGTGCTGGGCGACCAGTTCAGCGTGGCGGACATCTATCTGTTCGTGGTCGCGGGCTGGCTGAAAAGCGATGGAGTAGAGATCAGTGAATTCCCCAAAGTGGCCGATCATTATCGCCGAATGCTGACCCGTCCGGCGGTCAACAAAGCCCTCTCCAACTAA